In Cryptosporangium phraense, the sequence AGGTTCCCGAGCACGGTGATGACGTCCAGCGGCGCGTGCACCCGGGCCGGCAGGTACGTCTCCTCCGAGAGCCGCAGTACGACGCCGGCCTCGGCGGCGACGACGGTCTTGGCCGACAGGACCCCACGCAGGTAGGGGTCCCGGATCGGGCCGTCGGAGCCGGTGTCGCCGGCCAACTCGCCCAGGTACGTCCGGGCCTCGTCGTGCTCGCCGATGTGCAGCAGCCCGGCCAGCGTGTGCAGCCGGTTCGTGTGCTCGTGGGCCTGGGCCCGCAGGGCGTCCGAGAGCGTCCGGACCATGTCGAGCTCGCGGGCCAGAGCGTCGGCCTCGGTGCGGTCACGCAGGGTCAGGACCCGGCCGAGGTCCCGGCTGCCGTGCCGCACCGGCCCGGCCGTGACGACCAGCAGCCGTTCGCCCGCGACCACGAGTGCTCCGCGGGCGTCCGTCCCGCTCAGGAGCGTCCGCATGCGTGGGGGAAGGGACGCGGCCGACAGCGGGGTGCCGGGCGCGATCGGGCCGCCGAGCAGGTCGGCCGCCGTGCCGTTGCAGACCGTGATGCGGTCGGCGCGGTCGACCGCGAGGACGCCCTCGGCGATGCCGTGCATCACCGCCTCCCGCTCCCGGAGGAGGTCGGCCAGGTCGGTGGGTTCCAGGCCGAGGGTCTGGCGGCGCAGCCGCTGCGCGAGGGCGACGGTGCCGAGGATGCCGGCCAGCAGCGCGACCCCGGTGACGATCCCCGCCGTCCGGAACAGCACGGCGGTCGCCCGCGTCACCTCGGTCAGGGCGATGCCGACGCTCACCTCGCCGACGATCGTGCCGCCGGGCTCGGAGTAGAGCGGGACCTTGCCCCGGGCCGAGAGCCCCAGCGTGCCGCGCTCGACGTTCACGACCTCGCGTCCGGACAGCGGCCCGCTCGGATCGGTGCTGACCCGCTCGCCGATGCGCTCCGGGTCGGTGTGCGAGTAGCGGATCCCACGGTCGTCGGTGATGACGACGAACAGCGCGCCGGTGCGGGTGCGGACGTCGTCGGCGAGCGCCTGGACGCGGGTCGGGTCGTGCGCCGCCACGTGGGCCGCGATCGACGGATCGGACGCCACCGACTGGGCGATCGCTAGCGCCCGGGCCTCGTACTGGTGCTCGAGCGTCCGTCGTAACAGGACCGCGACCAGCGCCGAGCCGGCCCCGACCACCAGCAGCAGAATCGCGACCTGGAGCAGCAGCACCTGAGTTGCGAAGCGTGGGACTCGCCTCACCATGCCGGAACCTTACGGCCGCCGGGCCCGCGCCGGGCCCGTGAGCAGAACGCGCAGAACGCGACTTGTGCGCCGTTGGCCGCGCAACGCGCACAAGGATGTTCACGCGCCGGAAACATCTTTACGGTCCCGGCCCATGACCCAGCTCACAGAGCCAGTGATTGCGCTACGGGCCGCCACGAAAGTCTTTACGAATCGGGACGGCGAGAGGCACACCGCGATCCGGGACGTCACGTTCGACGTCCACGCGGGGGAGTTCGTCAGCGTCGTCGGCCCGACCGGGTGCGGGAAGTCGACGACGCTCGGGCTGATCTCCGGGCTCGCTCCGGCGACGTCCGGGACCGTCGAAGTGGCCGGGGCTCCGGTGCGGGAGATCCCGTCCGGGCTCGGGTACATGTTCCAGCAGGACGCCGTGCTGCCCTGGCGGACCGTGCTCGACAACGTGGCGGCCGGGCCGCGGTACCGGGGTGCGTCGCGGGCTTCGGCCCGGTCGGCGGCGGGCGAGTGGGTGGCCAAGGTCGGGCTGGCCGGTTTCGAGAAGTACTACCCGCACCAGTTGTCGGGCGGGATGCGCAAGCGGGTCGCGCTGGCCCAGACGCTGGTGAACGAGCCCGGGATCCTGCTGATGGACGAGCCGTTCGGGGCGCTCGACGTCCAGACCCGGGAGCACATGCAGGACCTGCTGCTCTCGCTGTGGGCCGAGAACCGGGCCGCGGTGGTGTTCGTGACCCACGACCTGACCGAGGCGATCGCGCTGGCCGATCGGGTAGTCGTGATGACGGCCGGGCCGGCGACGGTGAAGGACGTCGTGCCGGTGGGGCTGGAGCGGCCGCGGACGGTCGAAGAGATCCGGCTCGAGGAGTCGTTCCTCGAGGTGTACCGCCGGGTGTGGGACTCGCTGCGTGAAGAGGTCGAGATCACCCGGGCGAGGGGAGCGGCTCGTGTCGCCTGAGACGAGTGCGTCGGCCGGTGCTCCCTCGCCGGCGAAGGCTTCCTCGGCCGGTGCCTCCTCGGCGGCGGGCGCTTCCTCGGGGGCGCCGGACGCCGCCACCGGTGCGGGTCCCGCGTCCGCCACCGGGGCGGTGCCCGGGGCCGCGCGGCGGCGGCACGCCGTGCGGGTCTGGGGGACGCGCGCCGGGCTGATCGCCGCCTGGCTGCTGAGCTGGGAGCTGTCGGCCCGGTACCTGATCGATCCGTTCTACTACTCGCAGCCCTCGGCGATCTGGCGCCGGCTGGTCGAGTGGTTCACCGACGGGACCGCGTTCGGCTCGATCTGGCTGCAGATCTGGGTCACGCTCCAGGAGTCGGTGGCCGGGTTCGTGATCGGCGCGGTCGCCGGTGTCGTGCTCGGCGTCCTGCTCGGACGGAGCCGGTTCCTGGCCGAGGTCTGCGCGCCGTTCATCAAGGCGGCCAACGCGATCCCCCGGATCGTGCTCGCGTCGCTGTTCGTGATCTGGTTCGGGCTCGGGCTCTCGTCCAAGGTCGCGACCGCGGTCGTGCTGGTGTTCTTCGCGGTGTTCTTCAACGCGTTCCAGGGCGCCCGCGAGGTCGACAGGACGCTGGTCGACAACGCCCGGATCCTCGGCGCGTCCCCGCGGGCGGTGCTGCTCACGATCGTGCTGCCGTCCGCGACCTCGTGGATCCTCGCGTCGCTGCACGTCGCGTTCGGGTTCGCGCTGATCGGCGCGGTGGTCGGCGAGTACACCGGCGCCGACAAGGGCCTCGGCCTGCTGATCAACAACGCCCA encodes:
- a CDS encoding ABC transporter permease — protein: MPGAARRRHAVRVWGTRAGLIAAWLLSWELSARYLIDPFYYSQPSAIWRRLVEWFTDGTAFGSIWLQIWVTLQESVAGFVIGAVAGVVLGVLLGRSRFLAEVCAPFIKAANAIPRIVLASLFVIWFGLGLSSKVATAVVLVFFAVFFNAFQGAREVDRTLVDNARILGASPRAVLLTIVLPSATSWILASLHVAFGFALIGAVVGEYTGADKGLGLLINNAQGTFDAAGIYAGMVVITVIALLAEWLLTRLESRLLAWRPPSTNVETIA
- a CDS encoding ATP-binding protein; the encoded protein is MVRRVPRFATQVLLLQVAILLLVVGAGSALVAVLLRRTLEHQYEARALAIAQSVASDPSIAAHVAAHDPTRVQALADDVRTRTGALFVVITDDRGIRYSHTDPERIGERVSTDPSGPLSGREVVNVERGTLGLSARGKVPLYSEPGGTIVGEVSVGIALTEVTRATAVLFRTAGIVTGVALLAGILGTVALAQRLRRQTLGLEPTDLADLLREREAVMHGIAEGVLAVDRADRITVCNGTAADLLGGPIAPGTPLSAASLPPRMRTLLSGTDARGALVVAGERLLVVTAGPVRHGSRDLGRVLTLRDRTEADALARELDMVRTLSDALRAQAHEHTNRLHTLAGLLHIGEHDEARTYLGELAGDTGSDGPIRDPYLRGVLSAKTVVAAEAGVVLRLSEETYLPARVHAPLDVITVLGNLTDNAVRAARLGRRQPGWVELTVVSERDTLRMVTVDSGDGVPGDTGERVFEDGYTTAGADRDRPHGLGLVLARRAARRHGGDVTLARASGLDCGAVFEARLPGVVEVG
- a CDS encoding ABC transporter ATP-binding protein; its protein translation is MTQLTEPVIALRAATKVFTNRDGERHTAIRDVTFDVHAGEFVSVVGPTGCGKSTTLGLISGLAPATSGTVEVAGAPVREIPSGLGYMFQQDAVLPWRTVLDNVAAGPRYRGASRASARSAAGEWVAKVGLAGFEKYYPHQLSGGMRKRVALAQTLVNEPGILLMDEPFGALDVQTREHMQDLLLSLWAENRAAVVFVTHDLTEAIALADRVVVMTAGPATVKDVVPVGLERPRTVEEIRLEESFLEVYRRVWDSLREEVEITRARGAARVA